One part of the Alistipes onderdonkii genome encodes these proteins:
- a CDS encoding lipocalin family protein has translation MRKTIYILFAILGMSLFAGCDDDKKDNNTPLAKQLVGEWRLTSWTGQAPQVFDAYIAFDGGSFTIYQKIESVKYQKYTGSYLLKGDVLSGNYSDNTPWGSSYTVTADESSNTITLTSTADTGDVCVYTRATIPESVKNDAVSMQGVRSDFFRLL, from the coding sequence ATGAGAAAGACTATCTATATTCTCTTTGCCATACTCGGCATGAGCCTGTTCGCAGGGTGCGACGACGACAAGAAAGATAACAACACGCCGTTGGCCAAGCAACTCGTCGGAGAATGGCGCCTGACCTCATGGACAGGCCAGGCTCCGCAGGTGTTCGACGCCTACATCGCATTTGACGGAGGGTCGTTCACCATCTACCAGAAGATCGAATCCGTAAAGTACCAGAAATACACGGGCAGCTACTTGCTCAAAGGCGATGTACTTTCGGGAAATTACAGCGACAACACTCCCTGGGGAAGCTCGTACACGGTCACGGCAGACGAATCGTCCAACACCATCACGCTGACCAGCACGGCCGACACCGGCGACGTGTGCGTATACACTCGTGCGACGATTCCGGAGTCGGTAAAGAACGACGCGGTGAGCATGCAGGGCGTACGCTCGGATTTCTTCCGGTTGCTCTAA